The following are encoded in a window of Providencia rettgeri genomic DNA:
- a CDS encoding TolC family protein produces MLTKKTLLGLSIALFSIHFAIAQTDEQKENFNSFINRVMDNSTPIKIKKLELEAEAYRAKQTEYFYLPKLTATAKAKRQGDAINNQLTATALIYDSTLNHRFNEKDLKLKATELALTKEKEDLYITITNNLIGIHHLNELTKTTDDLNHKAQTIFSSINRRYQSGIAKLSDVEQATLLMQRIETEQKNIKTEIEQYKSNIELASGIPFPEGGVQVPNKLIKQLNSTYIDNQHTEQNIDFNILRMQADALKENAKQQDSLFNISLIAEERYLDKQRNHNESYAGVEVKVNVFDLDKKLSKIAQLKMYEATKGKADYKYKETTARIKNLKFISLSNETELTSLQAQLDTMRAIIISQEREYEISQSSFYEMVNTLFDMLTIERRIAELIISDMKNKMEYVQLTGKLAEIETSS; encoded by the coding sequence ATGCTCACTAAAAAAACGCTATTAGGGCTATCTATCGCCTTATTCAGTATTCATTTTGCCATTGCACAAACTGATGAACAGAAAGAGAACTTTAATTCATTTATCAATCGAGTCATGGACAATTCAACCCCTATTAAAATCAAAAAGTTAGAACTTGAGGCAGAAGCATATCGAGCAAAACAGACTGAATATTTTTATCTACCAAAGTTAACCGCAACCGCCAAAGCGAAAAGACAAGGAGATGCAATCAACAACCAATTGACTGCAACTGCTTTGATTTATGATAGTACGTTAAACCATCGTTTTAACGAAAAAGACTTAAAACTTAAAGCTACAGAACTTGCCTTAACCAAAGAAAAAGAAGATCTGTATATCACGATTACGAATAATCTAATTGGCATTCACCACCTTAATGAATTAACGAAGACGACAGATGACTTAAATCACAAGGCACAGACTATTTTTTCTTCAATTAATCGTCGATATCAAAGCGGGATCGCAAAATTAAGTGATGTTGAACAAGCCACATTATTAATGCAGCGAATTGAAACAGAACAGAAAAATATCAAAACAGAAATAGAGCAATATAAGTCAAATATTGAGTTAGCCTCGGGGATCCCCTTCCCTGAAGGCGGTGTTCAAGTTCCGAATAAGCTAATTAAGCAGCTCAATTCAACATATATTGACAATCAACATACTGAACAAAACATAGATTTCAATATACTGCGTATGCAAGCTGATGCTCTTAAGGAAAATGCAAAACAACAAGACTCTTTATTTAATATAAGTTTAATTGCTGAAGAAAGATATCTCGATAAACAAAGGAACCATAACGAATCCTATGCTGGTGTAGAAGTCAAAGTTAATGTATTTGACTTAGATAAAAAATTATCAAAAATTGCCCAACTCAAAATGTATGAGGCTACAAAAGGTAAAGCTGATTATAAGTATAAAGAAACTACCGCTAGAATTAAAAACCTGAAGTTTATTTCATTATCGAATGAAACTGAGCTAACTAGCTTACAAGCACAATTAGACACCATGAGAGCGATTATTATAAGCCAAGAACGTGAATATGAAATATCACAATCTTCTTTTTATGAAATGGTAAATACACTCTTTGATATGTTAACAATTGAAAGGCGTATTGCAGAGCTAATAATTTCAGATATGAAGAACAAAATGGAATATGTACAATTAACTGGGAAGCTGGCAGAAATTGAAACATCATCTTAA
- a CDS encoding ATP-binding cassette domain-containing protein: protein MKPTSFHQTITNYFNALGEPFSPPSSSYDPKYVLNNINEFIVNQFFTYQYSEVIYDNTTTMPLLFIMEIHDDEYIIIKNKDGKFFNLTTNQKITESLLKSKRLFYFLACAKTLNQEKIYRSLINLTPKSTLFSLPLVIFALLLPLYSNLFNSRLVYSESIASLLYISIIFLFVVGLEFFIKHIIHEKNLQTIKLNIGIFNRYFVNLLRQTNCKSAAIKIRTAEASILQVWEIRPQIIYDIGLAILFTICICAMLGFYSLLLLTYYAGLIFLCLHIRFRSYKNMLRANNFNYEKSALYYSFEQKKSELNFINDIHFNHYVDQKTHEDEKIKLKLNEANHQWMEIIKTNTFLSMIVMYVACYLAVGSGTLSLVSIIAVLIINGRLSGAITGVINRIFLVKTHLFHIQNSVSQLTENTLPLFKQRGVLLDSVECFKAQHITLEIGGKKIVNQLNIDAQPGNIIGITGVSGSGKTSLIHALCGLSKQYSGEVTINDVKLQEIAHQFFQQNVAYHSGSSTFLNGSIRDNFNLHGVFDDREIIRITQLCCPKLPISQETLNDVLISDVQASTGEKQKLMLAITLLKKPKIIFLDESTSFMATHDALHFLTTIRKELGLEKSIIFFATHDLGLTPLFTQHIALSLSPVKRRVVSNSANPSHEVVLPKISLSR from the coding sequence ATGAAGCCAACTAGTTTCCACCAAACAATAACTAATTATTTCAATGCATTAGGGGAGCCATTTTCGCCCCCTTCCTCCTCTTACGATCCTAAATATGTTTTAAATAATATCAATGAGTTTATTGTTAATCAGTTTTTCACTTACCAATATTCAGAAGTTATTTATGATAACACAACAACCATGCCACTCTTGTTTATCATGGAAATTCATGATGATGAATACATTATTATTAAAAATAAAGATGGTAAATTTTTCAATCTCACAACAAACCAAAAAATCACAGAATCATTACTTAAAAGTAAACGTCTTTTTTATTTTTTAGCTTGTGCAAAAACATTAAATCAAGAAAAAATTTATCGTTCACTAATCAATCTGACACCAAAATCAACGCTATTCTCTCTTCCTTTAGTGATTTTTGCTTTACTATTACCTCTTTATTCGAATTTATTTAATTCGAGGTTAGTTTATAGTGAGTCAATCGCATCATTGCTTTATATTAGTATTATATTTTTATTTGTTGTTGGTCTAGAGTTTTTTATTAAACATATTATCCATGAAAAAAACCTACAAACCATTAAGCTAAATATTGGTATTTTTAATCGCTATTTTGTTAATCTTCTTAGACAGACAAATTGTAAAAGCGCCGCTATCAAAATCAGAACTGCTGAAGCGTCTATTTTGCAAGTATGGGAAATTAGACCACAAATTATCTACGATATCGGCCTTGCCATTTTATTCACAATTTGCATTTGTGCCATGCTCGGTTTTTATTCGCTACTCTTACTTACTTATTATGCTGGTCTTATTTTTTTATGCTTGCATATTCGTTTTCGTTCTTACAAAAACATGTTGAGAGCCAATAATTTTAATTATGAAAAATCAGCACTTTATTATTCATTTGAACAGAAAAAAAGTGAATTAAACTTTATTAATGATATTCATTTTAACCATTATGTTGATCAAAAAACCCACGAAGATGAAAAAATCAAGCTCAAACTAAATGAAGCCAACCACCAGTGGATGGAAATCATTAAAACCAACACTTTTCTATCCATGATCGTGATGTATGTTGCCTGCTATTTAGCTGTAGGGAGCGGTACATTAAGCCTAGTTTCCATTATTGCAGTACTTATCATTAATGGTCGCCTTTCTGGGGCAATTACTGGAGTTATTAACCGGATATTCTTAGTTAAAACACACTTGTTCCATATTCAAAATAGTGTATCTCAACTTACCGAGAACACACTCCCCTTATTTAAACAACGGGGTGTTCTGTTAGATTCCGTTGAATGCTTTAAAGCACAACACATTACCTTAGAAATAGGTGGTAAAAAAATAGTTAACCAACTAAATATTGATGCTCAGCCGGGTAATATTATCGGTATCACTGGGGTATCAGGCTCAGGAAAAACGTCATTGATCCATGCACTTTGTGGTCTCTCAAAGCAATATTCGGGTGAAGTGACGATCAATGATGTCAAACTACAAGAAATAGCTCATCAATTTTTCCAACAAAACGTTGCCTACCATTCTGGTAGTTCAACATTTCTCAATGGGAGTATCCGTGATAATTTTAATTTACACGGTGTCTTTGATGACCGTGAAATTATTCGTATTACTCAGCTTTGCTGCCCTAAACTCCCAATTAGCCAAGAAACCTTAAACGATGTACTCATTAGTGATGTACAAGCCTCGACGGGAGAAAAACAAAAGTTGATGTTAGCGATTACCCTACTCAAAAAACCGAAAATTATTTTTTTGGATGAATCAACTTCATTTATGGCAACCCATGACGCATTACATTTTCTAACGACAATTAGAAAAGAATTAGGATTAGAAAAATCGATTATTTTCTTTGCCACTCATGATTTGGGCCTAACACCGCTATTTACCCAGCATATCGCATTATCACTTAGTCCAGTTAAGAGGAGAGTGGTATCAAATAGCGCAAATCCCAGCCATGAGGTTGTGCTCCCCAAGATTTCACTCTCCCGCTAA
- a CDS encoding HlyD family efflux transporter periplasmic adaptor subunit: MKHHLNKLSLIPKKIKILIGLSFFFFTYITLAEIEISSPGEGIISGVSNRLEIVSPTSGFINMFNLKAGDSIEKDQVLFSYTNLDVFHQEKTLSHLVSFANERIDELVENKVLLNHILEGKITNEDEFSSIAKNPKSKILSAYKQLSEYMLLKMETYNLTEQYTAQTKELVELQNQLKILKRKGSLLSSAGAPEIEKLNNNTDISRTVALITTGDLNAQSLLRQMALSEKKFTTQLISEIQDNETQLSRLKKELLENTGQAELLRNKIRANSVLSPTDAVVLSIEKDLEKGSYVEASDLVMVLKKHQDTRVINAKILAKYRPFITLKLPVKIVVTSPGFKKVIRGSVTQISADSFIDKEKIGQDRFYSVQITPEQGTVLLPEHDGLPVMVYISSKKISVLNYLTALISDNITFNVW, encoded by the coding sequence TTGAAACATCATCTTAATAAGCTAAGTCTGATACCAAAAAAAATTAAAATACTGATTGGTCTTTCTTTCTTCTTTTTTACATATATTACACTTGCAGAAATTGAAATATCCTCTCCTGGTGAAGGGATCATTTCTGGTGTATCTAATCGTTTAGAAATCGTCAGCCCAACATCTGGCTTTATAAATATGTTTAATTTAAAGGCTGGTGACTCAATAGAAAAAGACCAAGTTTTATTTTCGTATACTAATTTAGATGTATTTCATCAGGAAAAAACACTCTCTCATTTAGTCAGTTTCGCCAATGAACGCATTGATGAATTAGTGGAAAATAAGGTGCTCCTTAATCACATTTTAGAGGGTAAAATCACAAATGAAGATGAGTTCTCTTCTATCGCGAAAAACCCAAAAAGTAAAATATTGAGTGCTTACAAACAACTTTCTGAATACATGTTACTAAAAATGGAGACCTATAATTTAACAGAACAATATACAGCACAAACAAAAGAGCTTGTTGAATTACAAAACCAGCTCAAAATCTTAAAAAGAAAAGGTTCTTTACTTTCATCCGCTGGCGCACCAGAAATTGAAAAGCTCAATAATAATACAGATATTAGTAGAACGGTTGCGTTAATAACGACTGGGGATTTAAATGCACAAAGTTTATTAAGACAAATGGCTTTATCTGAGAAAAAGTTTACTACTCAGTTAATTAGTGAAATACAGGACAATGAAACTCAGCTTAGTCGATTAAAAAAAGAGCTGCTAGAAAATACAGGCCAAGCCGAATTACTGAGAAATAAAATTCGAGCAAACAGTGTGCTTTCACCCACTGACGCTGTAGTACTCAGTATTGAAAAAGATCTCGAAAAAGGCTCTTACGTTGAAGCTTCTGATCTCGTTATGGTACTAAAAAAACACCAAGATACTCGAGTTATTAACGCTAAAATACTGGCTAAGTATCGGCCATTTATCACCCTTAAATTGCCAGTAAAAATTGTCGTCACATCGCCAGGGTTTAAAAAAGTGATTCGAGGAAGTGTCACTCAAATCAGTGCTGATTCTTTCATAGATAAAGAGAAAATAGGTCAAGATCGTTTTTATTCAGTACAAATCACACCAGAACAAGGAACTGTGCTATTACCTGAACACGATGGATTACCTGTAATGGTTTATATTTCAAGTAAGAAAATATCGGTTTTAAATTACCTTACCGCTCTTATCAGCGATAATATCACATTTAATGTATGGTGA